In Zingiber officinale cultivar Zhangliang chromosome 3B, Zo_v1.1, whole genome shotgun sequence, a single window of DNA contains:
- the LOC121967237 gene encoding uncharacterized protein LOC121967237 produces MNKVMKFKPGDEVEILRRNEEPNGSWFPAVISSVLVDKYSVRYKLFISPRGKPIVETIDGKDVRPSPPFVPCKQDWSIGEIAEVLDTHSWKVAKIAKILKNGYVVAKVLGSIQLKMFPLYDVRVRQAWQTNHWVNKIANEKYFDCGLIPSSSKHTTKVKVGAHQEPYIIQKVGTKHSEPYNAHKFARKQFGAMPHTTLNRDLSLRYISTPDREIRATDRKRKPSSEADDPDLLTKETLPRKVDTVTFSKVSDHGNRIPKSSKTRNMNSQIHTDRLFLDEHDMRLFRRPMGVAEEADECSIASCSSNDIAESYSGGMRKHSTNSSGESAAFMSLSSYKGEREQENTSKDKLAASIHMLELHAYRSTLQALYASGPLSWEQESLLTNLRLSLNITNEEHLLHLKQLLSV; encoded by the exons ATGAACAAAGTCATGAAGTTCAAACCGGGAGATGAGGTGGAAATATTAAGAAGAAATGAGGAACCAAATGGCTCTTGGTTTCCTGCAGTGATTTCATCAGTTCTTGTTGACAAGTATTCTGTAAGATACAAACTATTCATATCTCCTCGAGGAAAGCCCATTGTAGAAACAATAGATGGTAAAGATGTCAGGCCCTCCCCACCTTTTGTTCCTTGCAAGCAAGATTGGAGTATCGGTGAAATTGCTGAGGTGCTTGATACACATTCTTGGAAGGTTGCAAAGATTGCTAAGATTCTGAAGAATGGATATGTTGTCGCCAAAGTCCTTGGCTCTATCCAGCTTAAAATGTTTCCTCTATATGATGTAAGGGTTCGACAAGCTTGGCAGACCAACCATTGGGTCAATAAG ATCGCAAATGAGAAGTATTTCGATTGTGGTTTGATCCCTTCAAGCTCCAAACACACAACGAAAGTCAAAGTCGGAGCACACCAAGAACCTTACATTATACAGAAGGTTGGGACAAAACACTCGGAACCTTACAATGCGCATAAATTTGCCAGAAAACAGTTTGGTGCCATGCCTCATACGACTTTGAATAGGGACCTCAGCCTCCGCTACATCTCAACTCCTGATCGTGAGATAAGAGCTACAGACAGGAAAAGGAAGCCAAGCTCGGAAGCTGATGACCCTGACCTGCTTACCAAAGAAACTTTGCCTAGAAAAGTAGATACTGTTACTTTCTCTAAAGTTTCAGATCATGGAAATCGCATACCTAAGTCCAGTAAAACTAGAAACATGAACTCTCAAATACACACTGATAGGTTGTTCCTAGATGAGCATGACATGAGATTATTTAGAAGACCTATGGGAGTTGCTGAAGAGGCTGATGAATGCTCCATTGCTAGCTGTAGCAGTAACGATATAGCAGAAAGTTATTCTGGAGGTATGAGAAAACATTCTACGAATTCTTCTGGTGAATCTGCTGCTTTCATGTCTTTGAGTTCGTATAAAGGTGAGAGAGAGCAAGAAAACACCTCTAAAGATAAGTTAGCTGCTAGCATCCATATGTTAGAGCTACATGCATATCGGTCCACTCTGCAAGCTCTATATGCGTCGGGTCCTTTAAGTTGGGAGCAAGAGTCACTTCTAACAAATCTACGGCTCTCTCTCAACATAACTAATGAGGAACATTTGCTTCACCTAAAGCAGCTACTATCTGTGTAG